The sequence CGGGCGCGGCCCAGCCGGCGCCCTCCTGCTCGAACACGCCACCGGGGCGGAAATTCCATTCGGTCGGCGCCACGATGGCGTAGTCGGCCACCGTATCGCCGTCGAGGCGCAGCGCATGCAGCAACACGCCGCGGGCGGTCTCGATGCGCGCCAGCGCCCCGCCGCCGGGCAAGGGCGCCACATCGACCAGCGCCGGCATGTCGCCGGGCAAGGGATGGCGCAGGCGGCTGGCACAGTCGGACAGCTCGACCACGCGCGCAAACAGGCGCGCGGCGATCCGGTGGCGGTGGATCACCAGCCGGGCGACCAGCGGGTTGTTCACATGGCGCGCCAGCGGCCCGGTTTCGTAAACATCGCCCGACAGATGCGGCGCGCGGCAGTAGTCGGCGTCGGGCCAGCCGCCGGGCAAGGCGTCGGCGAACACGCTGGCCGGCAGCGGCGCGAGCAGCGGCACCGGGTGCGCGATGGGGTCGCTCGCCCCGGCTTCGATCAGCCGCGCCAGCGCATCGCCAATGCTGCCGCTGCGCCGGCAGGCGTCGGCAAATTCGGACAGGTTGCGCGGCTCGCGCAGGCTGTTCATGAAGCCGGCGAGCAGCTCGCGCGCCACCAGGTCGAGCACCGAACCGCCGGCCTCGTAGGCGCTGCGCTCGTCCGTCACCTGGTCGATCCGCTTGAGCACGAAGGCAAAGCGCTGGCGCTCCGGCGCGCGGCCGAACAACACCGGCCAGTCGAGCATCAGCCGCCACAGGTGCAGCTTGATCGCTTCCAGGCTGAGCGCGCGCTCGATGGCCGCGGTCATGACGAAATCGCCCCCGCCGGCAACCGCGCTGGCCGCCCGGACCCCCACCCCCTGGGCCACGCCGCACAGGCTGAAAATGGCCGGCGCCAGGGCGGCGGCCTCATCCACCGATTTGCCGACCAGCACCTGGGCGGCCAGCGGGCGGATATTTTCGGCGTGCACGCCAACCACCCGTCCAGCCTTGAGCGTGGCAACCAGTTGCAGCGGCGCGCTCATGGGCGCGCACTCCGCCCCAGTGCCGAGCGCAGGAAGGCGCGCCGGTTGACCGGCGTCCGGCGCGCTTGGGGCGGCACGGCCAGCAGGCCGGCCAGGGCCGCGCGGGCGACGGCGACGGCTTCGTCCTGGGTGTCGAACTCGCTCACCGGGGAGAACAGCGAACAGCTCTGGTAGGGCCCGAGCCCGGCCTCCTCGCTGCCCAGGAAATCGTAGTCGCCGGACGGAAACGACCAGCGCTGGCGCATGCCCACCGACAGCGCTTCAAACGCGCCACCACCGGGCAGGATCAGCAGGTTGATCGCCCACGGCGCGACCAGCACGCCGACCCAGTCCCCCTGCCAGCGCTCGAAGGCGGGCACCGCCACCGACAGCGCCCGGTTGCAGATGGGCATGACCGCCATGCGTTCGGTGTGGATACGACGAAAGACCGACGCGACCACCGGGGCCGGATTGGTATCGTACGGGAGCCACACCTGGGTCATGCTCAATCCTCGATCACCATGAATTTGTGCCGCGGCGCATCGCAGTTGGGGCAACGCCAGTGCGCCGGCAGGTCGGCAAAAGCCGTGCCGGGCGCGACCTGCCATACCGGGTCGCCCACTGCCGGATCATATACCTCCCAGCAGATGCCACACTCGAGCCGGGCGGTATCGGCAATACGTGCATTGTCCCCCAGATAGCTGCCTTCGAACATGCCTGCCCCCTTCGCGCTCATTCCTCGCGCAGCGCCTCGATCCATTCAGCAAGCCGCACGATGCTGTCGGCGTAATCCTCGGCGGCGGCCGGCGCCACGTCGGGCAGATCGGTCACCTCCAGCGTGTTGAGGATCAGGCTGTCGCTGCTATTGAAGTATTGCACCCACCAGGTGTCGCGCAAGGCCGTGCTGGAAATTCGGCAGTTGCCATAGCCGCGCGAGAGGATCACCACCGGCCCGACGCCGAGGCTGGCCGACAGGTAGGCCAGGTCGTCCGGCGTCATCGGCAACAGGGTGAGATTCACGATGTGCGCCGGATCGCCCTCGCCGCGACGGGCGGCCGCATCGAGCAGTTCGCGCAACACGGCCGGCGCGTTCATGGCGCCCGCCGGTGGCGGCGACACGGGCAGGCTGCGCGCAGCCCGCGCCCGGCAGGCCGCCACCACGGCCGCCGGCATCGGCGCCGCGTCGAGGCGGTCGACACCGTCCTCGCCGAGCACCCGCCACAGGCCGGCGAACACCGTTTCCTGAATGCGCAAGGGGGCGGCACCGGCCACGGTGGCGCTGACTTCGCCCTGCCCCAGCGCCTCGTTGACCACCGCGCGCACCGAATCGGGCAGCTCACGCATATCCAGCGAGAGGGGCGCACCAAAGCGGGTCGCCACCATGCGCTCGCGCAGCGCCTCGAGCCAGGCGATGGCGGCGGCGTGCGCGGCCGGGTCCGCCACCTCGGGCCTGCGCGGTGGCAGGTAGGCGTTCATTTCGCCGGGCGAGCCGATAAAGTCGACGGCCTCATCGTCCGCCTGGCTACCGGGGCCGATGCTGAGCACGGGGATGGGAAAGTCTTTCATGCGGGCGAACCTCCACAGTGACCGGATGCCCCGGCGCGCACCGGCACGCCGATACCGGGCGCGCGTTGCACCGGCGCCGCCGCCATCCGCTCGATGGCCGGCGCAAAGCTGTCCCAGTCGCGCATGCCCTCGATCACCCCGACATAGTCCGCGCCGCGGCGAAAGAGCAAGGACGGGAAGCGGCGAATCTCGTAGCGCGCCGCCAGCAGGCGGCTCGCCGGCACGTCGGCCACCGCCGTGATCGGCGGCGCGCGCAGGGCTGACACCACCTCGGGCAGCACCACCGCCACATCCCATACCTCGGGCGCACGCATCGGATCGTCGATCAGCAGCACCATGGTGGTATCACCGGCTTCCACGGCAAACAGATCGACGACGTCTTCGGTCAGGGTGGGCAGGCTGTGCTGGGCATCGAGTCGCTCCAGCAGTTGCGCCAGGCGGTCGAGGTCGGGGGCAAGCGGCATGCTCATCGTCAAGGTCCTCTCAGAAAATCAGGGAGTTGGGGGGTTCGCTCGAGCAGGTCGGCAAACGCGGCATCGAGGTCGGCCGGTTCGCCACGCGCGAGGGCGTCGAGCGCATCGAGCGCCCGTGCGACGGCCCCGGCACGCTCGGCATCGATCACCTCGCGCGCCGCGCCGAGGAAGGTCAGCAGCCAGGTGCCGGCGGGCTGCGGCCCGGTCAGCAGCAGGTCGATCTCGCATGTGCGGCCGTGGCGGTCGCGGCAACGGGCGTGCGCATCTGCGGCCGCGAGGATCTGCATCGGTTCGCCAACGCACATGTCAGTGGCTCCAGTCCAGGTCAGGGCATCGAAGCATCTCAGGCGTCCTCCGGAAAGAAGCGCTGGTCGCCAAAGCGGCAGGCCAGCGCTTCAGGCGGGCGCGCGCCTTCATACACGCCACGCGACAGGGCGGCGTCGTTGAGGCGCTCGGCACCGGCTTCACGCGCCACCAGCGGCATGCCCCATTCGCGCAGGCGTGCCAGCGCCACCGACACGGCGGGGGTCACCTGGGCGTCCACTTCGGGGCGCAGGCTGCCGCCATAATCATCAAGCTCGACCGGCTGGACGCCGATCAGCAGCAGCGTTTCGGGGAGCTGGTCGAGCAGGCGGGCGGATGCCAGCACTTCCTGGAAACCGGTCTGATGCAGGCTCATCTTCTTGGCACCCATGAACTGCGGCACATCCTCGCCCGCGACCAGATGCAGGGTGCCCGGCACCAGGCCGAAGTCCACCGCGTCGAAGACGATCAGATGCCTGGCCGCCGTCACATAGGGCAACAGGTAGAGCCCCTGCGTACCGCCATCCATGACGGTCACGTTGTCGGGCAGCGCCCAACCGGCGTTGAGCGCCTCGGCACAACGCACGCCAAAACCTTCGTCCGCCCACAGCACATTGCCGATCCCGAGGATCAGCACCGCATCGTCACTGGAAGCCATCTTGCCTCACCCGGTGTCACACCTGGCGTTACATTGCAGGCTTTGTGCCAGAACGGGATGGAATAGTTTTTGTGTGTTACGTCATGGACTTGAATCGCTTGAACAGGCCTCAGGCGGGTCAGGCGTCATGCGCAAGTCGACAACCTGGATTCCACTCCGACAACATCGTAACCACCCCCGGCAAGACCGGCGGCAAGGCGGCAAGAATTGCCGCCCGCGCCCACCGCCCCACGGCGCGATGCGCCGAAACGACCCTTGACGGGTCGAAATCCACTCGAAACGCCCGCAAGGCCGTCGTCACCTTTACATGTCTTAACGCAGCTTTACCCAAAGCACGCAAAGATCTGGCCCGCCCTGGCCGAAGAGTTGCTGTGAAAGCCTGCCATGCCGGCAGATGCCGCAATGGCCGGGCACCACATGGTGTCCGACTTTCAATCATTGGGAGATAGCCATGATAGGAAACGTGAGTTCCACAGGCATGCAGGCCTGGGGCAGCCAGGTTTCCGGTCAGCAGCACCGGCCACCACCCCCGGACTTCGCGAAGATGTTCAGCGCGATCGACGGGGATGGCGACGGCGCCGTGACCGAAACCGAACTGAGTGCCCTCCTGCCATCGAGCAGCGGCGCGTCGGGCGACGTCAGCGCCCTGCTCTCCTCGCTCGATGCCGACGGGGACGGCAGCATTGCACAGAGCGAGTTCACCTCGGCCCTGGAGAACGTGCTTGGCCAGTTGCAGGGCCAGGCCATGGGCGGCATGCCACCGCCGCCACCGCCGGGCGGCGAGGACCGCTTCGCGTCGATGGACACCGACGGTGACGGCAGCATCAGCAGCACCGAGCTGGGAAGCGCCATCTCGGCACGGGCAGAAGCCACCGGTCGCAGCGGCCCGAGCGTCGAGGACATGATGGCGCGGCTCGACAGCGATGGCGACGGCGCGCTGTCCGAGGCCGAACTGCAGGCCGGCGCCGAAGCGCGTCGCGGCCCGCCACCACCACGCGGCGAGCACGGCGGTGACAGCAGCCAGTTCATCGCCAACGTGTTGCGCCAGTACCTCGACACCGCCAGCCTGGGCTCGGATTCGAGCACCTCAAGCCTGATCGCCAGCGCCTGACGGCGCCGTGTCGATGCGCCGGGCCGGCCATAGGCCGGCCCGGCGTGTCAGCCACCGGGGCCGAAGGTCTCGACATGAATCCGCGCTGCCGCGACCCCGGCGGCGTCGAGACCGTTGCGGATGTCGGCCACAAAGCGTGACGGCCCGCACAGCAGGTAGTGCGCGTCATCGCCGGCATCGAGATCGAGCAGATCGGCCGCCGTGATCCGGCCTGCGCGGTCGAAGTCGCGCCCGGCCTGCTCCTGGCTGTCCGGCTGGCTGTAGAAGTAGCGCCGCCGAAGCGCGCCCCGGCCCTGGGCCACCAGCCGCTCAACCTCGGCGCGCAGGGCGTGCTCCCGCCCGTTTCGCGCGCCATGGACGAACCACACCGACCGCCCCTGTGCGGACGCGGCATGCAGCATCGACACCATGGGCGTCAGCCCCACGCCGGCACTGACCAGCACCAGCGGCGCGGCGTCGCGCGGCATGACGAAGTCGCCCGCCGGCGCACGCGCCTCGATCAGATCGCCCTCGCGCAGCGTGTCATGCAGGTAGCGTGACGCCAGCCCCAGCGGCTCGCGCTTTACGCTCAAGCGGTACGCTCCGCCCTCCGCGGGCGGGCCCGACAACGAATACGTTCGCGCCACCGCGCTCGCCTGCCCCGGAATGCGCAGTTCGACGGGCAGGTGCTGCCCCGCCTCGAACCGTGCGAGCGCTCGCCCATCGGCCGGCGCGAAATGGAAGGAGGTGATGGCGGCGGACTCGACCTGGCGGCGCACCAGCCGCAGCGGCCTGGCCGACGCCGCCGGCCGGAACCACCGCAGCGCCATCGCCCCGGGGCGGTCGAGCACAGCATCGATGGTGACGTTGATCGTCCGCCGCGCCTGCCGGTCATACCCGTCGCGCGGCTGCCAGTCGATCGTCGCCCGGCCGGCAACATGCAGCAGGCCGCCGGTCTCGAAGTCGACGAACAGCAGGCCCACGCGCGGATCGGCGACCAGGTTGCCGATCGTGTTGAAGTAGTTGTTGCCCGGGTAGTCCGGGATCTGCAGATGCGTGCCGTCGATGACCCGCACGAAGCCCGGCGCGCCACCGCGATGCGAGGCGTCGAATCCGTTGGCGGCGCCACCGCCCGGCCGCAGGTGACCCGAGCCGATGAACAGCGTGTCCGCCGCGCCGACCAAAGCGCGCTGCCGGTCGCTCAGCGCATCCGTCAGGCGCGCGGGCGGGGGCGTACCCGCCGCATGGCGCGTCCAGGCGCGCTCGACGATGTACTGCGGGCAGTTCCCGAAGGTCTGGCGAACATCGATCAGATAGCCCGCACCGGCCGGCCGCAGGTAGCCGCTGAAGCGGTTCCTGCGCCGCGTGGCCAGGTCGATCCCGAGTGCGCCCACTTCGGCGCCGGCAGCACAAGCGGCCGCCAGCGGGTCCGCCGCCTGGAGCGTGGCGTGCAGGGCAATGCGGCGCGGATCGGGCGAACGCACGAAGCCATCGGCGCCCTCGATCAGCGTGGTCCAGACACGCCCGTGTTCATCGGCCCCGGCCAGCACCAGAAAGGGCAAGGCGGTGTGGAAGGCACGGTGCTGTTCCGGCAGATGGTCGCGCACAAAGCCCGCCGCCCAGCTGGCCACATCGCCGACGCCGGCGCGGGCCTGCGCCTCGCGCTCGCCGGCATGAAAGGGGTTGGTCGCTTCGGTCAGGGACATACAGCGCTCCACACGGCACGACAACGCCGCGGCGGCGTCACGCCAGCGCCGGGATCGGCGAGCGGGCCATCCCGACAAAGCGCGGCAACGCCTCGATGCGCTGCAGCCAGGCCCGGATAGTGGGATAGGGCGCCAGGTCCACACCGCCCTCGGGCGCATGCGCGATATAACTGTAGCCAGCCACATCGGCGATGGAGACCGTGTCGGTGGCCAGCCAGTCGCGCCCGTGCAGATGCGCCTCCATGACCTTGAACAGGGCGTGGGCCTTGCTGACCGCCGCGCCGTGATCGAGATCGACGCCGAAGACCTTGACCAGGCGCGCCGCGCACGGGCCGGCGTAGATGTTGTCGGCCGCCACGCTCAGCCAGCGCTGCACCTCGGCCGCGGCCCTGGGTTCGCGCGGCAGCCAGTTGGGCGCGCTGGCATAGGTGCCGGCCAGATAGACCAGGATGGCGTTGCTGTCGGCCAGCACATACCCCTCATCATCGATCGCCGGCACCAGGCCGAAGGGGCTGATGCGGAGGAAATCGGGCGCCTTGTGGGCGCCGTTGGCCAGGTCGAGGTCAATCGTTTCGTAGGGCAGGCCGAGCAGCGCGAGCATCAGTTCCACGCGGTGGCAATGCCCGGATTTGGGGTGGCGGTAGAGCTTGATCGGTGTGGTCATGGTTGAGTCCCTCAGCAGACGGCAAGAACGGTCGGATGCCCGATTCACGCTCGCCGGGACGGTGCCACCGAGAGGCGTCCCGTCCTGCGGCCAGGCGGCCACGGCGCAATGGGTGAATCGACGAGACTCATTCTGCGCACACGCACTCGACGAATAAATGCGCAAACATGCACTTGATTGCTGCAAAAATTGCAGCAATCATGAGCGCCATGGATCAGCTCAAGCTCATGCGCCTCTTTGTGGCCATCGCCGACGAAGGCAGCCTGACCGGTGCCGCCGAGGCGCTGGGCACCTCGCAGCCGTCGGTGGTGCGCGGCCTGGCCCGGCTCGAAGCGCACCTTGGCGTGCGCCTGTTCCATCGCAGCACGCGGCGCATCGCGCTCACCGACGAGGGGCGGCGCTACCTCGCCGACAGCCGGCAGATTCTCGGCGCGCTGGCCGAGGCGGACGCCGGCATGCGCGCGGAGCTCAGCGACCCCACCGGGCTACTGCGCATCACCGCGCCAGTGCAGTTCGGCCAGATGTATGTCGCGCCCATGCTCAACCGCCTCGTGGCACACCACCCGAAACTCCAGGCAGAACTGATCCTGTTCGACCGCGTGGTCAATCTGGTCGAAGAAGGTTTCGATGCCGCAATCCGGATCGGGGCGCTGGAGGATTCCTCGCTGGTGGCGCGCACGCTCGGCGTGGTGCGACGCGTCGTGGTTGCCAGTCCCGGCTATCTCGCCCGCCATGGCCGGCCATCGCACCCCGGCGAGCTGCGCGATGCCG comes from Denitromonas sp. and encodes:
- the hybE gene encoding [NiFe]-hydrogenase assembly chaperone HybE, with the translated sequence MTQVWLPYDTNPAPVVASVFRRIHTERMAVMPICNRALSVAVPAFERWQGDWVGVLVAPWAINLLILPGGGAFEALSVGMRQRWSFPSGDYDFLGSEEAGLGPYQSCSLFSPVSEFDTQDEAVAVARAALAGLLAVPPQARRTPVNRRAFLRSALGRSARP
- a CDS encoding rubredoxin, whose protein sequence is MFEGSYLGDNARIADTARLECGICWEVYDPAVGDPVWQVAPGTAFADLPAHWRCPNCDAPRHKFMVIED
- a CDS encoding hydrogenase expression/formation protein; its protein translation is MKDFPIPVLSIGPGSQADDEAVDFIGSPGEMNAYLPPRRPEVADPAAHAAAIAWLEALRERMVATRFGAPLSLDMRELPDSVRAVVNEALGQGEVSATVAGAAPLRIQETVFAGLWRVLGEDGVDRLDAAPMPAAVVAACRARAARSLPVSPPPAGAMNAPAVLRELLDAAARRGEGDPAHIVNLTLLPMTPDDLAYLSASLGVGPVVILSRGYGNCRISSTALRDTWWVQYFNSSDSLILNTLEVTDLPDVAPAAAEDYADSIVRLAEWIEALREE
- a CDS encoding HypC/HybG/HupF family hydrogenase formation chaperone, producing MCVGEPMQILAAADAHARCRDRHGRTCEIDLLLTGPQPAGTWLLTFLGAAREVIDAERAGAVARALDALDALARGEPADLDAAFADLLERTPQLPDFLRGP
- a CDS encoding HyaD/HybD family hydrogenase maturation endopeptidase codes for the protein MASSDDAVLILGIGNVLWADEGFGVRCAEALNAGWALPDNVTVMDGGTQGLYLLPYVTAARHLIVFDAVDFGLVPGTLHLVAGEDVPQFMGAKKMSLHQTGFQEVLASARLLDQLPETLLLIGVQPVELDDYGGSLRPEVDAQVTPAVSVALARLREWGMPLVAREAGAERLNDAALSRGVYEGARPPEALACRFGDQRFFPEDA
- a CDS encoding XopAW family type III secretion system calcium-binding effector, coding for MSSTGMQAWGSQVSGQQHRPPPPDFAKMFSAIDGDGDGAVTETELSALLPSSSGASGDVSALLSSLDADGDGSIAQSEFTSALENVLGQLQGQAMGGMPPPPPPGGEDRFASMDTDGDGSISSTELGSAISARAEATGRSGPSVEDMMARLDSDGDGALSEAELQAGAEARRGPPPPRGEHGGDSSQFIANVLRQYLDTASLGSDSSTSSLIASA
- a CDS encoding pyridoxamine 5'-phosphate oxidase family protein, with product MSLTEATNPFHAGEREAQARAGVGDVASWAAGFVRDHLPEQHRAFHTALPFLVLAGADEHGRVWTTLIEGADGFVRSPDPRRIALHATLQAADPLAAACAAGAEVGALGIDLATRRRNRFSGYLRPAGAGYLIDVRQTFGNCPQYIVERAWTRHAAGTPPPARLTDALSDRQRALVGAADTLFIGSGHLRPGGGAANGFDASHRGGAPGFVRVIDGTHLQIPDYPGNNYFNTIGNLVADPRVGLLFVDFETGGLLHVAGRATIDWQPRDGYDRQARRTINVTIDAVLDRPGAMALRWFRPAASARPLRLVRRQVESAAITSFHFAPADGRALARFEAGQHLPVELRIPGQASAVARTYSLSGPPAEGGAYRLSVKREPLGLASRYLHDTLREGDLIEARAPAGDFVMPRDAAPLVLVSAGVGLTPMVSMLHAASAQGRSVWFVHGARNGREHALRAEVERLVAQGRGALRRRYFYSQPDSQEQAGRDFDRAGRITAADLLDLDAGDDAHYLLCGPSRFVADIRNGLDAAGVAAARIHVETFGPGG
- a CDS encoding glutathione S-transferase; its protein translation is MTTPIKLYRHPKSGHCHRVELMLALLGLPYETIDLDLANGAHKAPDFLRISPFGLVPAIDDEGYVLADSNAILVYLAGTYASAPNWLPREPRAAAEVQRWLSVAADNIYAGPCAARLVKVFGVDLDHGAAVSKAHALFKVMEAHLHGRDWLATDTVSIADVAGYSYIAHAPEGGVDLAPYPTIRAWLQRIEALPRFVGMARSPIPALA
- a CDS encoding LysR family transcriptional regulator — protein: MSAMDQLKLMRLFVAIADEGSLTGAAEALGTSQPSVVRGLARLEAHLGVRLFHRSTRRIALTDEGRRYLADSRQILGALAEADAGMRAELSDPTGLLRITAPVQFGQMYVAPMLNRLVAHHPKLQAELILFDRVVNLVEEGFDAAIRIGALEDSSLVARTLGVVRRVVVASPGYLARHGRPSHPGELRDADCVGFSSASGPNWRFRDGGRQLKVTIDSRVTFNLVAPGIAACRDGLGFGSFLSYQVAPDVADGALEIVLADFEPPPLPISVITPHARLLPARTRLFIDTMREALAGFAM